A genomic stretch from Candidatus Eisenbacteria bacterium includes:
- a CDS encoding ThiF family adenylyltransferase: MIKGWRQEAVSGGRVLVVGAGTTGNEVIKNLALTGVGEISVLDSDVVEEVNLNRCVLFRAEDIGKSKSETAARRAKEIAPGITTRGWNRDVVYDFGSLEYSSFDCVVLTVDNLEARLWVNRYCRLHGTPLVDTGIGGLVSSVFVATPSGACIECSWTKREYQQLWERHSCSKIGMLPDEPKIPMVITSGAIAGGIAAQECIKILHLKHSGPSARSSVFFWFDGENGAFLTWEVPRKENCPAHVPPPDKSKVLLESLLDDDVLSIKNRLRAALGCSEVEVRHDKQIVYSVVCRGCGGSHTIQPCLLGKFLRSCCPACGALAVVPDKYTEELEDGYSLRSLHIPPNHLIRVLFSKGNTVGEAWIASR; the protein is encoded by the coding sequence ATGATAAAAGGATGGCGTCAGGAAGCCGTCTCTGGAGGTCGTGTCCTCGTTGTTGGTGCGGGAACTACAGGCAACGAGGTGATCAAGAATCTTGCTCTTACAGGTGTAGGAGAAATCAGCGTTCTGGACAGCGATGTGGTTGAGGAAGTGAATCTGAACAGATGTGTTTTGTTTCGGGCCGAGGACATTGGCAAGTCCAAATCGGAGACAGCCGCCAGGCGTGCCAAGGAGATTGCCCCAGGGATCACAACCAGAGGCTGGAACCGCGATGTCGTCTATGATTTCGGTAGCCTCGAATATAGTTCCTTTGACTGTGTCGTTTTGACTGTAGATAATCTGGAGGCACGACTATGGGTGAATAGGTACTGTCGGCTACACGGTACGCCTCTAGTTGATACGGGGATAGGTGGTCTGGTCAGCAGTGTATTCGTTGCCACACCATCCGGAGCATGTATTGAATGCAGCTGGACCAAAAGGGAGTATCAGCAACTATGGGAAAGACACAGCTGCTCAAAGATAGGAATGCTTCCAGATGAGCCCAAGATCCCCATGGTCATTACGTCGGGCGCAATAGCGGGAGGCATTGCAGCTCAAGAGTGCATTAAGATCCTTCATCTGAAGCACTCAGGTCCTTCCGCCCGGAGTAGTGTGTTCTTCTGGTTCGATGGAGAAAACGGGGCATTCCTGACCTGGGAAGTGCCAAGAAAAGAAAATTGCCCTGCTCATGTTCCTCCGCCAGACAAGTCGAAAGTCCTTCTAGAGTCTCTCCTAGACGATGATGTTCTTTCGATCAAGAATAGGCTTCGAGCCGCCCTCGGATGCTCTGAGGTAGAAGTTAGACACGACAAACAGATAGTGTACTCCGTCGTTTGTCGTGGATGTGGTGGCTCTCACACAATCCAGCCATGCCTGCTTGGGAAGTTCCTGAGATCTTGCTGTCCTGCCTGTGGGGCATTGGCAGTCGTTCCAGATAAGTATACAGAAGAACTTGAAGACGGATATTCTCTCAGATCTCTGCATATCCCTCCAAATCATTTGATTCGAGTCTTGTTTAGTAAAGGAAATACCGTGGGAGAGGCTTGGATTGCCTCGAGGTGA
- a CDS encoding Mov34/MPN/PAD-1 family protein: protein MRVGKVTRYDERRFVRASDLLPREDLPLLLIQKGALREMYYHASGEMHHEVGGYLLGFPAMDADSGVRITYVERAIRALYVSTPTHVRMVPESFRDVEAVRLREGTILVGYYHSHPKLGIFFSGTDTKNFSDYHPEQYQVAAVVDPSRVRSQGFESDLEWIGFFGWNNEGTQVRVARGNVILVEKRPEIDEALARRLGRDLGQEIAQASSRLHNLLKIGPTGLNFPMPMVIVPVRVNKKLWQEMHSSQSGGLLFGYTDHLAGCSLINLVDSLALGLERIEEYRKYIRGFAAQSSNTLSRHSEASLPSGHPGKGLQMIGVYCNAKTTAALTKSRKRWFFDSPTPELGALEEYCGDYFLIASPSVNALATQELRFRVWSHRERAILDTHQYQVIVSEEHQAHVE, encoded by the coding sequence GTGAGGGTTGGCAAAGTCACAAGATATGATGAGCGACGATTCGTACGAGCCTCCGACTTGCTCCCACGTGAAGACCTACCGCTGCTTCTCATCCAAAAAGGTGCGTTGCGAGAAATGTATTATCATGCCTCAGGAGAAATGCACCATGAGGTCGGTGGGTATCTCTTGGGTTTTCCTGCCATGGATGCCGATAGTGGGGTACGGATTACCTACGTCGAAAGAGCGATTCGTGCTCTCTACGTCTCCACTCCAACCCACGTGAGAATGGTTCCCGAGAGCTTCAGAGACGTTGAGGCGGTTCGGCTAAGAGAGGGCACGATCCTTGTAGGGTATTATCATTCGCATCCGAAACTGGGCATATTCTTCTCCGGGACCGACACAAAGAACTTCTCTGACTATCATCCCGAGCAATATCAGGTCGCAGCTGTAGTCGATCCGAGTCGAGTCAGGTCGCAAGGCTTCGAGTCAGACTTAGAATGGATTGGTTTCTTTGGGTGGAACAACGAAGGCACACAGGTGAGAGTAGCAAGGGGTAATGTCATTCTTGTGGAAAAACGCCCCGAAATCGACGAGGCACTTGCGAGACGGCTGGGAAGAGACCTCGGACAGGAGATAGCGCAAGCGAGCTCGCGGTTGCATAACCTGCTTAAAATCGGGCCGACCGGACTCAATTTCCCTATGCCAATGGTGATTGTTCCTGTGCGTGTCAACAAGAAGCTGTGGCAGGAAATGCATTCCTCTCAAAGTGGTGGGCTGCTCTTTGGGTATACTGATCATCTTGCGGGCTGCAGCCTAATAAATCTAGTGGATTCCCTGGCCTTAGGGTTGGAAAGGATTGAAGAGTACCGAAAATACATTAGAGGATTTGCCGCGCAGTCTTCGAACACACTGTCTCGGCACTCTGAGGCGTCCTTACCGTCGGGACACCCCGGAAAAGGTCTACAGATGATCGGGGTATATTGCAATGCCAAAACGACCGCTGCTCTCACCAAAAGCCGCAAGCGATGGTTTTTTGACTCGCCCACACCCGAATTGGGTGCTCTTGAGGAATATTGCGGTGACTACTTTCTGATTGCTTCGCCGTCCGTTAACGCATTGGCAACACAAGAGCTAAGGTTTAGAGTTTGGTCCCACCGAGAAAGAGCCATTCTGGATACACATCAGTATCAAGTCATAGTCAGTGAGGAACATCAGGCTCATGTCGAATAG